The genomic DNA TCCTTGTAGGGTGGCACATCGCCGTATTTTTTGACCGCTGCGGGACCCGCGTTATAGGCCGCTAACGCCAGCCGCCATGATCCAAATTCACGATATTGCTGCGCCAGATATCGTGCGCCGCCCTCAAGGTTCTGCTTGGGATCATGGGGATCGACCCGCAACACGGAGGCCGTGCCCGGCATCAGCTGTGCAAGACCGATCGCGCCCTTGTGTGACAGAGCGGTGGGTTTCCAGTTTGATTCCTGCTGGATCAGCCGCAAAAACAGGTCCTCTGGCACAGAGTGACGTCGCGCAGCTGCCTTGGCCAACTTCAAATACTGGCCCCGATACCGTCCGTCATAAGCCTTGCCAATGCCATCGCCCCATTTGGTAGGGGTATTGATTTTCTTAGGCTGTAGACGAACGGACGCTTTGTATTGATTGGCCGCGCGATTATCCAAGACACTGGTTTGCGACTTGAATTGCTTTACACGGCTCTTGGTCGACAGAATATCAGCCTGAGCAGCCGTCGCTGTGGTCAGGCAAATCGCCAACGCGGCGGAAATGACTTTATTCATGCCCCAAAACAGTCCCTGTCCCCGAATGAGGGCATCATACTGATTCCGGCAACAATTTCCAGCGTCAGCCGATACAATCGGCAGCATCCCGCGTGGTTCAGCGCATTTTACGCCAATTTTAACCTTCCCTTCATGCGCTTGCGATGGTGTAAACGCGCAAACATATGCATTCAGACGCTCAGGGAGACGATCATGGCTGGCTCGGTAAATAAGGTAATCCTCATCGGTAATCTGGGCCGTGACCCCGA from Roseovarius pelagicus includes the following:
- a CDS encoding lytic transglycosylase domain-containing protein — its product is MNKVISAALAICLTTATAAQADILSTKSRVKQFKSQTSVLDNRAANQYKASVRLQPKKINTPTKWGDGIGKAYDGRYRGQYLKLAKAAARRHSVPEDLFLRLIQQESNWKPTALSHKGAIGLAQLMPGTASVLRVDPHDPKQNLEGGARYLAQQYREFGSWRLALAAYNAGPAAVKKYGDVPPYKETKNYVKVIWGS